From Pseudomonadota bacterium, the proteins below share one genomic window:
- a CDS encoding ATP-binding protein produces the protein MIPRKLLSTLLKLAGYYPVVVVTGPRQAGKTTLCRAAFPAKAYVSLESMDTRDYARNDPRGFLAEYHAGAIIDEIQNVPELAGYLQTEVDEKPTPGRFILTGSQHFGISQTVSQTLAGRSGMLVLLPPDWEELRLFPAVPEDLYSLLWQGSYPRIYDRNIPADLWLADYTMTYIQRDVRQVLNVGDLSSFSGFLKLCAGRTAQEINLSVLGGDAGVSHNTARTWLSVLEASYLVFRLPAWHANIRKQVVKAPKLHFLDSGLVCYLLNIREPEQLRHHPLRGAVFESWVVSEVYKTLVHRGEQPDLYHYRESRGVEVDLLVNRGDRLSAVEVKSGATVAGDFLQCFAPFAERISNTTLPKDIDNIVVYGGEASQQRSTARVIAWKDAGEILV, from the coding sequence ATGATTCCCCGCAAACTGCTTTCAACTCTCCTGAAGCTTGCAGGCTACTACCCCGTTGTCGTCGTGACCGGGCCGAGGCAGGCCGGGAAAACGACATTATGTCGCGCCGCCTTCCCAGCCAAGGCCTATGTATCACTCGAATCGATGGACACCCGTGATTATGCCCGGAACGATCCTCGCGGTTTTCTCGCTGAGTACCATGCCGGAGCCATCATTGACGAAATCCAAAATGTTCCTGAGCTTGCCGGTTATCTGCAGACCGAGGTCGATGAAAAGCCGACTCCCGGCCGCTTCATCTTGACCGGTTCGCAACATTTCGGCATTTCACAAACAGTATCTCAGACCCTTGCCGGCCGGAGCGGCATGCTGGTTTTGCTGCCCCCGGACTGGGAGGAACTGCGACTATTCCCTGCGGTGCCGGAGGATCTGTATTCTTTGCTTTGGCAAGGTTCCTATCCACGGATATACGACCGGAACATTCCTGCCGATCTATGGCTTGCCGACTACACAATGACTTATATCCAACGGGATGTCCGGCAAGTACTCAATGTTGGCGACCTATCCTCTTTTTCCGGATTTTTAAAGCTTTGCGCCGGACGTACCGCCCAGGAAATCAACCTCTCAGTGCTGGGCGGCGATGCCGGCGTCTCCCACAATACCGCCCGAACCTGGCTCTCAGTTCTAGAGGCAAGCTATCTCGTATTCCGACTTCCGGCCTGGCATGCCAATATCCGTAAACAGGTGGTAAAAGCACCAAAACTGCATTTTCTGGATAGTGGTCTGGTCTGTTATCTTTTGAACATCAGGGAGCCGGAGCAGTTGCGTCATCATCCGTTGCGAGGGGCCGTCTTCGAGAGTTGGGTTGTCTCGGAAGTCTATAAAACGCTGGTTCACCGAGGAGAGCAACCGGATCTCTATCACTACCGGGAAAGCCGAGGGGTCGAGGTGGATTTATTGGTCAATCGCGGAGATCGACTCAGTGCCGTTGAAGTCAAGTCGGGCGCCACGGTGGCTGGTGATTTTCTTCAATGTTTTGCCCCTTTTGCCGAGAGAATCAGCAACACCACCCTGCCGAAGGATATTGACAATATAGTGGTCTATGGCGGCGAAGCCTCGCAGCAACGCTCCACGGCCCGAGTGATTGCCTGGAAAGATGCGGGGGAGATATTGGTCTGA